In Xyrauchen texanus isolate HMW12.3.18 chromosome 14, RBS_HiC_50CHRs, whole genome shotgun sequence, the following are encoded in one genomic region:
- the LOC127654934 gene encoding sterol 26-hydroxylase, mitochondrial-like, which yields MAVRLAVSSAERIGFAFLRPTTVAVDLRRGAVGNAAAVPVQDSHRKLKTVADLPEITTLTTLYRMFFKGFLSRMHELQIYEKQIYGPLYRMNAGNFHSISLCSVDLVEELLRKDEKFPSRGDMSLWTDYRDMKGIGYGPFTEEGDKWYKLRAVLNKRMLHPRDSAQYGDVVNEVVTDFIKRIYFLREMSPTGDLVSNLSNELYRFSLEGISSILFETRIGCLEKEIPTETQDFIDSIARMFTYSMPVVLLPKWTRNYLPFWRWYLSGWEGIFKLACKLIDMKMAAIQKRVDTNEEVAGEYLTYLLSNVKMTNKDIYGSISELLLAGVDTTSNTMMWTLYLLSRDPEAQETLYQDVSRILQGDKIPTAQEVNSMPYLKAVIKEALRMYPVVPINSRIMAENDVVIGGHFFPKKTTFTLCHYAISYDEEVFSEPRRFKPERWLRDGRARPNPFGSIPFGFGVRGCVGRRIAELEMYLALARIIKLFEIRPDPTVGEIQALNRTVLVADRQVNLHFVERQKTSSQQ from the exons ATGGCTGTTCGTCTAGCAGTGAGCTCTGCAGAAAGAATTGGATTTGCTTTCCTGCGGCCCACTACAGTGGCTGTGGACCTCCGGAGAGGGGCAGTGGGTAATGCTGCTGCTGTCCCTGTCCAGGACAGTCACAGGAAGCTCAAGACTGTGGCTGACCTCCCAGAGATCACAACCCTTACGACGTTGTACAGAATGTTCTTTAAAGGGTTCCTGAGTCGCATGCATGAGCTACAG ATATATGAAAAGCAGATTTATGGCCCCTTGTACAGAATGAACGCTGGAAACTTTCACTCCATTTCACTATGCAGTGTGGATCTAGTTGAGGAGCTCCTCAGAAAAGATGAGAAGTTTCCTTCCAGAGGAGACATGTCTCTGTGGACAGACTACCGTGACATGAAAGGCATCGGCTATGGCCCTTTCACAGA AGAAGGAGATAAATGGTACAAACTGCGGGCTGTGTTGAACAAACGCATGCTGCATCCCAGGGACTCTGCTCAGTATGGTGATGTAGTCAATGAGGTCGTCACAGATTTCATCAAAAGGATTTACTTTCTGCGTGAGATGAGTCCCACTGGTGATCTGGTCTCTAACTTGTCCAATGAGCTTTATCGCTTCTCTCTTGAAG GAATCTCATCCATTCTGTTTGAAACACGCATTGGCTGCCTGGAGAAAGAGATTCCCACAGAGACACAAGATTTCATTGACTCTATTGCCAGAATGTTTACCTACAGCATGCCTGTGGTGTTGCTGCCAAAATGGACCCGAAATTACTTGCCATTTTGGCGATGGTACCTCAGTGGTTGGGAGGGCATTTTTAAGCTTG CTTGCAAACTGATTGACATGAAGATGGCGGCCATTCAGAAGAGAGTGGATACAAATGAGGAGGTTGCAGGGGAGTACCTCACCTACCTGCTTTCCAATGTCAAGATGACCAATAAAGATATTTATGGAAGCATTTCTGAGCTGCTATTGGCTGGAGTGGACACA ACCTCCAACACTATGATGTGGACCCTATATCTTCTCTCGAGAGATCCAGAAGCTCAAGAAACTCTGTATCAGGATGTAAGCAGAATCTTACAGGGTGACAAAATCCCAACAGCACAGGAAGTGAACAGCATGCCTTACCTCAAAGCTGTCATCAAGGAAGCACTAAg GATGTACCCTGTAGTCCCCATAAATTCCCGTATCATGGCAGAGAATGATGTGGTCATCGGTGGACATTTTTTCCCTAAAAAG ACAACATTCACTCTTTGCCACTATGCAATCAGCTATGATGAGGAGGTCTTCTCAGAACCACGGAGGTTCAAACCTGAACGTTGGCTTCGAGATGGCAGAGCGAGACCTAACCCATTTGGGTCAATCCCATTTGGCTTTGGAGTAAGAGGCTGTGTTGGCCGTCGCATTGCTGAATTAGAGATGTATCTGGCTTTGGCAAGg ATAATCAAGTTATTTGAAATCAGACCTGACCCAACTGTTGGCGAAATTCAAGCACTCAATCGCACAGTGCTTGTTGCAGACAGACAAGTTAATCTTCACTTTGTGGAAAGACAGAAAACATCTTCTCAACAATAG